The following coding sequences lie in one Primulina huaijiensis isolate GDHJ02 chromosome 2, ASM1229523v2, whole genome shotgun sequence genomic window:
- the LOC140970613 gene encoding protein TEEBE-like, protein MAKFHFLLSLYVLYTVSALAPPPPLEGLLPNGNFEETPKPTDINKTVLKGKFSLPKWEINGLVEYIAGGPQPGGMYFAVAHGIHAVRLGNEASISQTIPVKNGTFYALTFGASRTCAQDEVLRVSVYPQTGDLPLQTLYASNGGDIYGWGFRANSNFAKVAFENPGKQENPACGPLLDVVAIKELSPPGFTKANLVKNHGFEEGPHLLINSTNGVLLPPKQEDATSPLPGWIIESLKAVKFIDSKHFNVPFGQAAVELLAGRESAIAQVIRTVPKKVYTLTFSVGDAKNGCHGSMLVEAFAAKSTMKAPFQSEGMGKFKTYSFQFTAILDRTRLTFFSSYYHTKIKDFGTLCGPVLDEVRVFPAAKI, encoded by the exons ATGGCGAAATTTCACTTCTTGCTATCTCTCTACGTTCTCTACACAGTTTCTGCTCTTGCCCCACCACCTCCTTTAGAAG GACTCCTTCCTAATGGCAACTTTGAGGAAACACCAAAGCCAACTGACATCAACAAAACTGTCCTCAAAGGCAAATTCTCACTCCCAAAATGGGAAATCAATGGCCTGGTGGAGTACATCGCCGGAGGTCCGCAGCCGGGAGGGATGTACTTCGCTGTTGCTCACGGCATCCATGCCGTGCGACTTGGGAACGAGGCCTCGATATCCCAAACTATCCCTGTCAAAAATGGCACGTTTTATGCACTCACATTTGGTGCATCAAGAACTTGTGCACAAGACGAGGTGTTGAGAGTTTCTGTGTACCCTCAAACAGGGGATCTTCCCTTGCAGACTCTGTATGCTAGTAATGGTGGTGATATTTACGGCTGGGGATTCAGGGCTAATTCCAATTTTGCAAAGGTGGCTTTCGAGAATCCTGGGAAACAGGAGAATCCAGCTTGCGGTCCTTTGTTGGATGTTGTTGCCATTAAAGAGCTTTCCCCTCCAGGGTTCACTAAAG CTAACCTGGTTAAGAATCATGGATTTGAGGAGGGTCCTCATCTTTTGATCAACTCTACTAATGGCGTCCTCCTTCCGCCAAAACAAGAAGATGCCACCTCCCCACTTCCTGGCTGGATCATCGAGTCGCTCAAGGCTGTAAAGTTCATAGATTCCAAACATTTCAACGTCCCATTCGGACAAGCTGCGGTAGAACTTCTTGCAGGAAGAGAGAGTGCCATTGCACAAGTCATTAGAACAGTCCCTAAAAAGGTCTACACTCTTACCTTTTCTGTTGGAGATGCAAAGAATGGGTGCCACGGATCCATGTTGGTCGAAGCATTTGCTGCCAAATCTACTATGAAAGCTCCCTTCCAATCTGAAGGAATGGGCAAGTTCAAGACTTACAGTTTCCAGTTCACGGCTATTTTGGACCGGACCAGATTGACTTTTTTCAGCTCGTATTACCATACAAAAATCAAGGACTTTGGAACCCTTTGCGGCCCAGTTCTTGATGAAGTTCGGGTTTTTCCAGCTGCTAAGATCTGA